From Astatotilapia calliptera chromosome 19, fAstCal1.2, whole genome shotgun sequence, a single genomic window includes:
- the LOC113012314 gene encoding serine/threonine-protein kinase PAK 6-like, with translation MFRKKKKKRPEISAPKNFEHRVHTSFDAKRGCFVGLPTQWQSLIENLRRPKPMVDPSRITEVELRPKKTIVRGSMIGHGDYIAAMINDMSRLSVTSSNSLRKSSPSARKRAQSLGRLGEVNEGDTYQYEGLTQEDDDDEEDAGQEQWRNRARNIHSETNTPYLGMKKSITLQPNGILPKATSTYEVGVSSLEGPSHPAQSQNIQMPSHGAYMSSDMGSPQERVIWKRDFQLSRGMPPNQRPVACFYSPAMTVQPPQGDQGTVTTELRPNIPIYMHQQNSPGRPFSSYDLKGESAVRYHSGFLPTGTSSPLVGGVRPQRTVRSSASYTLGLSPNMGLRPSGPDPFLRHSGCPNPPYPRQDSPSQPRPSPTGSLATSPPGTCSPAFRPPQHPSPRPPPDPPKVTHEQFKAALQMVVDKGDPRSYLENFVKIGEGSTGVVCIATEKHSGRQVAVKMMDLRRQQRRELLFNEVVIMRDYQHRNVVEMFKSALVEEELWVIMEYLQGGALTNIVSETRLSEEQIATVCEAVLQALAYLHSQGVIHRDIKSDSILLTLDGRVKLSDFGFCAQISKDIPKRKSLVGTPYWMAPEVISKSPYGTEVDIWSMGIMVVEMVDGEPPYFSETPVAAMKRLRDEPAPTVRNASQVSPVLKDFLDRMLTRDPLERASAIDLLEHPFLLQSGSPQCLVPLVEQYRKRMSRC, from the exons ACCATTGTGCGTGGGAGCATGATCGGACACGGAGACTACATCGCAGCCATGATCAATGACATGAGCCGTCTGTCTGTGACCAGTTCCAACTCTTTGCGGAAGAGCAGCCCTTCAGCCAGGAAGAGAGCCCAGTCTCTGGGAAGGTTGGGGGAAGTGAACGAGGGAGACACTTACCAGTATGAGGGTCTGACCCAGGAGGATGATGACGATGAGGAGGATGCGGGCCAGGAACAGTGGAGGAATAGGGCCAGGAACATCCACAGTGAGACCAATACCCCCTACTTGGGCATGAAGAAGAGTATCACTCTGCAACCTAATGGGATTTTGCCCAAGGCCACGTCCACCTATGAAGTCGGGGTCAGCTCTCTCGAGGGCCCATCACATCCTGCTCAGTCCCAGAACATCCAGATGCCAAGTCACGGGGCTTATATGAGTAGTGATATGGGTAGTCCTCAGGAGAGAGTGATATGGAAGAGAGATTTCCAGCTGTCAAGGGGAATGCCACCAAATCAAAGGCCTGTAGCTTGTTTCTACAGCCCTGCTATGACGGTACAGCCACCCCAGGGAGATCAAGGCACAGTCACCACAGAACTCCGACCCAATATACCAATATACATGCACCAACAGAACAGCCCTGGCAGGCCGTTCTCCTCCTATGACCTGAAA GGAGAATCAGCAGTGAGGTACCACTCTGGTTTCCTGCCCACCGGCACCAGCAGTCCTCTTGTGGGAGGCGTCAGACCCCAGCGGACTGTTCGCTCCTCAGCCAGCTACACCTTGGGTCTGTCTCCTAATATGGGATTGAGACCCAGTGGACCAGACCCCTTTCTCAGACACTCCGGATGCCCCAACCCTCCCTATCCCAGACAAGACAGCCCTTCCCAACCTCGACCTTCACCTACAGGCTCATTAGCCACCAGTCCTCCAGGCACCTGCTCCCCTGCCTTCAGACCCCCGCAACACCCCTCACCCAGACCGCCACCCGACCCACCTAAGGTGACACATGAACAGTTCAAGGCGGCCCTGCAGATGGTGGTGGACAAAGGCGATCCCCGCTCTTATCTGGAGAACTTTGTGAAGATCGGAGAGGGCTCCACAGGAGTGGTGTGTATCGCAACAGAGAAGCACAGCGGCCGGCAAGTGGCGGTGAAGATGATGGACCTGCGGCGGCAGCAGAGGCGAGAGCTACTCTTTAATgag GTGGTCATCATGAGGGACTATCAGCACAGAAATGTGGTGGAGATGTTTAAGTCTGCTCTGGTGGAGGAAGAGCTGTGGGTCATCATGGAGTACTTGCAGGGTGGAGCACTGACTAACATTGTTTCTGAAACCAG GCTGAGTGAAGAGCAGATTGCTACAGTGTGTGAAGCTGTGCTGCAAGCCCTGGCTTATCTCCATTCACAGGGAGTCATTCACAGAGACATCAAAAGTGACTCTATACTACTTACGTTAGACGGAAGg GTCAAGCTTTCAGACTTTGGCTTCTGTGCACAGATCAGTAAGGACATCCCTAAGAGGAAGTCTCTAGTGGGGACACCTTATTGGATGGCGCCTGAGGTCATATCCAAGTCGCCATATGGCACTGAA GTCGATATATGGTCGATGGGCATCATGGTGGTTGAGATGGTGGATGGAGAGCCGCCATACTTCAGTGAAACCCCTGTAGCAGCGATGAAGAGGCTGAGGGATGAGCCAGCTCCTACTGTTCGAAACGCCAGTCAG GTCTCTCCAGTTCTTAAAGACTTCCTGGACCGTATGCTGACTCGAGACCCCCTAGAGAGAGCCAGCGCCATCGACTTGTTGGAGCACCCCTTCCTGCTGCAGAGCGGCTCACCTCAGTGCCTGGTCCCACTGGTGGAGCAATACCGCAAGCGCATGTCCCGCTGCTGA